From the Kitasatospora viridis genome, one window contains:
- a CDS encoding AAA family ATPase, whose translation MRLHRLTVTAFGPFAAREEVDFDALSAGGLFLLRGATGAGKSSLLDAVCYALYGELPGTRRANRMRSDHADPAVLTEVRLEVTLGGRRLEITRLPEQPRPKKRGAGFTTEKPQTLLREWSADAGDGAPGWRAASRSHQETGEELLRLVGMSRDQFCQVVLLPQGDFARFLRADAGQRAELLGKLFDTERFRLLEGWLGERRREQEAAVQADQHRLRELISRTEQAAGAGWPADAAPEQALGWAAVLRADAAEAGTVRAAALAAAEQRHAAAQQALTEAQELAHRQAEHAAAAERCARLTAEQPREAAEHERLTLAQASLTVASAHRQHAQAAAARQAADEAEQAARARLARLTARTPLPAPDADEAAVRAALGRLEAAAADERRATALAAEERREAAERRQAEEIADEADRWLAEHQAADAEHRQDEERLRAAALRAEQLTAQRAEAEQQHRAGQRRDAVRERIGLFEQDLSRLRQDALDAREHTLDLRARRLDGMAAELAAGLAPGEPCLVCGAAEHPAPAASAADPVSADDERSAATAQLLAESLHTRAEQALTELRVQEAAATASAGEQPVAELAAHLAELVGQHRAALHAGEQLTVLLQQREQDERRLRQHTDQLHEARERIASCSAALERLAAERAELAGRIAEAKGDAPSVAARATALAALADALAATAQAARTAEQAAAHQREAAAELARTATAAGFAAPEQAVAAALPPEELAELRRRLEQRAAEHRAVEQTLARPDLVAAAAAPPADPSAARSALAAATDALRAASAAEHTARERVAALRSLGAGLAALAREAAPRLAAFGEISRLAQLTGGTSGDNRLKMRLESYVLAARLEQVAAAASARLLRMSGGRYTLVHSDERGPGGRRSGLSLLVVDSWTGTERDTATLSGGESFFASLALALGLADVVTDEAGGMPLDTLFIDEGFGTLDEQALEEVMDVLDGLRERDRAVGIVSHVPDLRQRIPAQLLVHKTRHGSTLRPTTPEAG comes from the coding sequence ATGAGGCTGCACCGGCTCACCGTCACCGCCTTCGGACCGTTCGCCGCACGCGAGGAGGTCGACTTCGACGCCCTCTCGGCGGGCGGACTCTTCCTGCTGCGCGGCGCCACCGGCGCGGGCAAGAGCAGCCTGCTCGACGCGGTCTGCTACGCCCTCTACGGCGAACTGCCCGGCACCCGGCGGGCCAACCGGATGCGCAGCGACCACGCCGACCCGGCCGTGCTCACCGAGGTCCGCCTGGAGGTCACCCTCGGCGGCCGCCGGCTGGAGATCACCCGGCTCCCCGAGCAGCCCCGCCCCAAGAAGCGCGGCGCCGGCTTCACCACGGAGAAGCCGCAGACCCTGCTGCGCGAGTGGTCCGCCGACGCCGGCGACGGCGCCCCCGGCTGGCGCGCCGCCAGCCGCTCGCACCAGGAGACCGGCGAGGAACTGCTCCGCCTGGTCGGCATGAGCCGCGACCAGTTCTGCCAGGTGGTGCTGCTCCCCCAGGGCGACTTCGCCCGCTTCCTGCGCGCCGACGCCGGCCAGCGCGCCGAACTGCTCGGCAAGCTCTTCGACACCGAGCGCTTCCGGTTGCTGGAGGGCTGGCTGGGCGAGCGCCGCCGCGAGCAGGAGGCCGCCGTCCAGGCCGACCAGCACCGCCTGCGCGAGCTGATCAGCCGCACCGAGCAGGCCGCCGGCGCCGGCTGGCCCGCCGACGCCGCCCCCGAGCAGGCGCTCGGCTGGGCCGCCGTGCTGCGCGCCGACGCGGCCGAGGCCGGCACCGTCCGCGCGGCCGCCCTCGCCGCCGCCGAGCAGCGGCACGCCGCCGCCCAGCAGGCCCTGACTGAGGCCCAGGAGCTGGCCCACCGTCAGGCCGAGCACGCCGCGGCCGCCGAGCGCTGCGCCCGGCTGACCGCCGAGCAGCCCCGCGAGGCCGCCGAGCACGAGCGCCTCACCCTCGCCCAGGCCTCGCTGACCGTCGCCTCCGCGCACCGCCAGCACGCCCAGGCCGCCGCCGCCCGGCAGGCCGCCGACGAGGCCGAGCAGGCCGCCCGGGCCCGGCTCGCCCGGTTGACCGCCCGCACCCCGCTGCCCGCTCCCGACGCGGACGAGGCCGCCGTCCGCGCCGCCCTCGGCCGGCTGGAGGCCGCGGCCGCCGACGAGCGCCGGGCCACCGCCCTGGCCGCCGAGGAGCGCCGCGAGGCCGCCGAGCGCCGCCAGGCCGAGGAGATCGCCGACGAGGCCGACCGCTGGCTGGCCGAGCACCAGGCCGCCGACGCCGAGCACCGGCAGGACGAGGAGCGGCTGCGCGCCGCCGCGCTGCGCGCCGAACAGCTCACCGCGCAGCGCGCCGAGGCCGAGCAGCAGCACCGGGCCGGGCAGCGGCGGGACGCGGTGCGGGAGCGGATCGGCCTCTTCGAGCAGGACCTGTCGCGGCTGCGCCAGGACGCGTTGGACGCCCGCGAGCACACCCTCGACCTGCGCGCCCGCCGGCTGGACGGGATGGCCGCCGAGCTGGCCGCCGGACTCGCCCCCGGCGAGCCCTGCCTGGTCTGCGGCGCCGCCGAGCACCCGGCCCCGGCCGCCTCCGCCGCCGACCCGGTCAGCGCCGACGACGAGCGGAGCGCAGCCACCGCGCAGCTGCTCGCCGAATCGCTGCACACCCGCGCCGAGCAGGCCCTCACCGAGCTGCGCGTCCAGGAGGCCGCCGCGACCGCGAGCGCCGGCGAGCAGCCGGTCGCCGAGCTCGCCGCGCACCTCGCCGAGCTGGTCGGGCAGCACCGCGCCGCCCTGCACGCGGGCGAGCAGCTGACCGTCCTGCTCCAGCAGCGCGAGCAGGACGAGCGCCGGCTCCGGCAGCACACCGACCAGCTCCACGAGGCCCGCGAGCGGATCGCCTCGTGCTCCGCCGCGCTGGAGCGGCTGGCCGCCGAGCGCGCCGAGCTGGCCGGACGGATCGCCGAGGCCAAGGGTGACGCCCCGTCAGTGGCCGCCCGCGCCACCGCGCTGGCGGCCCTGGCCGACGCGCTCGCCGCCACCGCGCAGGCCGCCCGCACCGCCGAGCAGGCCGCCGCGCACCAGCGCGAGGCCGCCGCGGAGCTGGCCCGCACCGCCACCGCGGCCGGCTTCGCCGCGCCCGAGCAAGCGGTCGCCGCGGCCCTGCCGCCCGAGGAACTGGCCGAGCTGCGCCGACGGCTGGAGCAGCGCGCGGCCGAGCACCGGGCCGTCGAACAGACCCTGGCCCGCCCGGACCTGGTGGCGGCCGCCGCCGCGCCGCCCGCCGACCCGTCGGCCGCCCGGTCCGCGCTGGCCGCCGCCACCGACGCGCTGCGCGCCGCGAGCGCGGCCGAGCACACCGCCCGCGAACGGGTCGCCGCGCTGCGCTCGCTGGGCGCGGGGCTGGCCGCGCTGGCCCGCGAGGCGGCGCCCCGGCTGGCCGCGTTCGGCGAGATCAGCCGGCTGGCCCAGCTGACCGGCGGCACCAGCGGCGACAACCGGCTGAAGATGCGCCTGGAGTCCTACGTGCTGGCGGCCCGCCTGGAGCAGGTCGCGGCGGCGGCCAGCGCCCGGCTGCTGCGGATGTCCGGCGGCCGCTACACCCTGGTGCACAGCGACGAGCGCGGCCCGGGCGGGCGGCGCTCCGGCCTCTCCCTGCTGGTCGTCGACTCCTGGACCGGCACCGAGCGGGACACCGCCACCCTCTCCGGCGGCGAGAGCTTCTTCGCCTCCCTGGCCCTCGCCCTGGGCCTGGCCGACGTGGTCACCGACGAGGCCGGCGGCATGCCGCTGGACACCCTCTTCATCGACGAGGGCTTCGGCACCCTGGACGAGCAGGCCCTCGAAGAGGTGATGGACGTCCTCGACGGCCTGCGCGAACGCGACCGCGCCGTCGGCATCGTCAGCCACGTCCCCGACCTGCGCCAGCGCATCCCCGCCCAACTCCTGGTCCACAAGACCCGCCACGGCTCCACGCTGCGCCCCACCACCCCCGAGGCGGGCTGA
- a CDS encoding secondary thiamine-phosphate synthase enzyme YjbQ, which produces MATTSTFQSRVLDITTGDREVALDVTDRCAAFLDEVAAGRDGLLNVFVPHATAGVAVLETGAGSDDDLLAVLRDLLPADDRWRHRHGSPGHGRDHVVPGLVAPHATLPVIAGRLALGTWQSVVLIDTNGDNPRRNLRLSFLG; this is translated from the coding sequence ATGGCCACCACCTCCACCTTCCAGAGCCGGGTGCTCGACATCACCACCGGCGACCGCGAGGTCGCCCTGGACGTCACCGACCGCTGCGCCGCGTTCCTCGACGAGGTGGCCGCCGGACGGGACGGCCTGCTCAACGTCTTCGTCCCGCACGCCACCGCCGGCGTCGCCGTGCTGGAGACCGGCGCCGGCAGCGACGACGACCTGCTCGCCGTGCTGCGCGACCTGCTCCCCGCCGACGACCGCTGGCGGCACCGCCACGGCAGCCCCGGCCACGGCCGCGACCACGTGGTCCCCGGCCTGGTCGCCCCGCACGCCACCCTCCCGGTGATCGCCGGCCGACTCGCCCTGGGCACCTGGCAGTCGGTGGTGCTGATCGACACCAACGGCGACAACCCGCGCCGCAACCTGCGCCTCTCCTTCCTCGGCTGA
- a CDS encoding glycosyltransferase family 2 protein — MENRKTVPPLLSIVIPVHGVEKFLPRCLDSVLDPATGEGEVEIVAVDDLSPDKCGAILDEYASRDDRLRVLHLTENQGLGGARTAALPHLTGEFVWFVDSDDWLPDGALAAVLAELRAERAASVPLDVLITGFNHVYPDDSTEPNPWRHLLAGSPLESATGSTLRAHPALLRTVLSVWNKVFRRAYLTGLEVSFGRGYYEDISVTYPALMAAGRLRYLDTACYNYRRGRSGAITATASPKHADAFAQYDAIFAFLDRRPELADLRTLAFERTVKQALTVYDSAGLVPTELRGEFFRRITAHFAAHRPADYRFPGGVTGVQYRLAAKGSRRGYDELRRAGRLLRGR, encoded by the coding sequence GTGGAGAACAGGAAGACCGTGCCACCCCTGCTCAGCATCGTCATCCCCGTCCACGGCGTCGAGAAGTTCCTCCCCCGCTGCCTGGACTCCGTCCTCGACCCGGCCACCGGCGAGGGCGAGGTCGAGATCGTCGCGGTCGACGACCTCTCCCCCGACAAGTGCGGGGCGATCCTGGACGAGTACGCCTCCCGGGACGACCGGCTGCGGGTGCTCCACCTCACCGAGAACCAGGGCCTCGGCGGCGCCCGGACGGCCGCACTGCCGCACCTGACCGGCGAGTTCGTCTGGTTCGTGGACAGCGACGACTGGCTGCCGGACGGCGCGCTCGCCGCCGTGCTCGCCGAACTGCGCGCCGAGCGGGCCGCCTCGGTGCCGCTGGACGTGCTGATCACCGGCTTCAACCACGTCTACCCGGACGACAGCACCGAGCCCAACCCCTGGCGCCACCTGCTGGCCGGCTCCCCGCTGGAGTCCGCCACCGGCAGCACCCTGCGGGCCCACCCGGCCCTGCTGCGCACCGTGCTGTCGGTCTGGAACAAGGTCTTCCGCCGGGCCTACCTGACGGGCCTGGAGGTCTCCTTCGGGCGCGGCTACTACGAGGACATCTCGGTCACCTACCCCGCGCTGATGGCCGCCGGCCGGCTCCGCTACCTGGACACCGCCTGCTACAACTACCGGCGCGGCCGCTCCGGCGCGATCACCGCCACCGCCTCGCCCAAGCACGCCGACGCCTTCGCCCAGTACGACGCGATCTTCGCCTTCCTGGACCGCCGGCCCGAGCTGGCCGACCTGCGCACCCTGGCCTTCGAACGGACCGTCAAGCAGGCGCTGACGGTCTACGACTCCGCCGGCCTGGTCCCGACCGAGCTGCGCGGCGAGTTCTTCCGCCGGATCACCGCCCACTTCGCGGCCCACCGCCCGGCCGACTACCGCTTCCCGGGCGGGGTGACGGGCGTTCAGTACCGGCTCGCCGCCAAGGGCAGCCGGCGCGGGTACGACGAGCTGCGCCGGGCCGGCCGCCTGCTGCGCGGGCGCTGA
- a CDS encoding lysophospholipid acyltransferase family protein has product MIKLITKLLLKPLSKAVYRPSIEGLENVPRKGGVILASNHLSFIDSVVIPLTAPRPISFLAKVEYWQGTGLKGRVMRGFFDAIEAVPVRRGEVHLAQAALDSALEVLNSGKAFGIYPEGTRSLDKRLYRGKTGVAWLALTAGVPVVPVALAGTDEIQPVGTRRPRIRKVTVKFGEPLDFSHLHGQARNARVRRQVTDEVMAAIHELSGQELAQVYNEVPKAA; this is encoded by the coding sequence ATGATCAAGCTCATCACCAAGCTGCTGCTCAAGCCGCTCTCCAAGGCGGTCTACCGGCCGAGCATCGAGGGCCTGGAGAACGTGCCCCGCAAGGGCGGGGTGATCCTGGCCAGCAACCACCTCTCGTTCATCGACAGCGTGGTGATCCCGCTGACCGCGCCGCGGCCGATCAGCTTCCTGGCCAAGGTCGAGTACTGGCAGGGCACGGGCCTCAAGGGCCGGGTGATGCGCGGCTTCTTCGACGCGATCGAGGCGGTCCCGGTGCGCCGCGGCGAGGTGCACCTGGCGCAGGCCGCGCTGGACTCCGCGCTGGAGGTGCTGAACAGCGGCAAGGCCTTCGGCATCTACCCGGAGGGCACCCGCTCGCTGGACAAGCGGCTCTACCGGGGCAAGACCGGCGTGGCGTGGCTGGCCCTGACGGCCGGCGTGCCGGTGGTCCCGGTGGCCCTGGCCGGCACCGACGAGATCCAGCCGGTCGGCACCCGCCGCCCGCGGATCCGCAAGGTCACCGTGAAGTTCGGCGAGCCGCTGGACTTCTCGCACCTGCACGGCCAGGCACGCAACGCGCGGGTGCGCCGCCAGGTCACCGACGAGGTGATGGCGGCCATCCACGAGCTCTCCGGCCAGGAGCTGGCCCAGGTCTACAACGAGGTGCCCAAGGCCGCTTGA
- a CDS encoding ABC transporter ATP-binding protein — protein sequence MREDRINWTPPPRRPGEPKPPAQLGRILRLFKPYRGRLAVVGLLVGASAVVSVVTPFLLRAVLDTAIPHGRTGLLSLLVLGMIGAAVVNSVFNVLQTLISTTVGQRVMHDLRTAVYAHLQRMSLAFFTRTRTGEVQSRIANDIGGMQATVTSTATSLVSNLTAVVATVVAMVALDWRLTVVSLLLLPLFVWISRRVGRERKQITSERQKQLAVMSSAVQESLSVSGILLGRTMGRSDSLAREFTGQSDQLADLEVRSSMAGRWRMNTIGIVMSAMPAVIYWAAGLASAHGAPLVSIGTLVAFVSLQQQLFRPAVSLLSTGVDVQTSMALFQRIFEYLDLPVEIQEPAEPVTLERVRGEVRFEAVDFGYEAEEPAGTLAGIELTVPAGGSLALVGETGSGKTSLSYLVPRLYDVTGGRVTLDGVDVRDLSFATLSAAVGVVSQETYLFHASVADNLRFAKPDATDAELVAAARAAQIHDHIAGLPEGYDTLVGERGYRFSGGEKQRLAIARTILRNPPVLILDEATSALDNQTERAVQQAIDELAVGRTTVTIAHRLSTVRQADQIAVLDHGRVAELGTHEELLELGGRYAALLRREGQQPVAEEELVAQAALGTSL from the coding sequence GTGCGGGAAGACCGCATCAACTGGACCCCGCCCCCGCGCCGGCCGGGCGAGCCCAAGCCGCCCGCCCAGCTGGGCCGGATCCTGCGGCTCTTCAAGCCCTACCGCGGCCGGCTCGCCGTGGTGGGCCTGCTGGTGGGCGCCTCCGCCGTGGTCTCGGTGGTCACCCCGTTCCTGCTGCGCGCCGTGCTGGACACCGCGATCCCGCACGGCCGCACCGGCCTGCTCAGCCTGCTGGTGCTCGGCATGATCGGCGCCGCCGTGGTGAACAGCGTCTTCAACGTGCTGCAGACGCTGATCTCCACCACGGTCGGCCAGCGGGTCATGCACGACCTGCGCACCGCCGTCTACGCCCACCTGCAGCGGATGTCGCTGGCCTTCTTCACCCGCACCCGCACCGGCGAGGTGCAGTCCCGGATCGCCAACGACATCGGCGGCATGCAGGCCACCGTGACCTCCACCGCCACCTCGCTGGTGTCCAACCTGACCGCGGTGGTCGCCACCGTGGTCGCCATGGTCGCGCTGGACTGGCGGCTCACCGTGGTCTCGCTGCTGCTGCTCCCGCTCTTCGTCTGGATCAGCCGCCGGGTCGGCCGGGAGCGCAAGCAGATCACCTCGGAGCGGCAGAAGCAGCTGGCCGTGATGTCCTCCGCGGTGCAGGAGTCGCTCTCGGTCAGCGGCATCCTGCTCGGCCGCACCATGGGCCGCTCCGACTCGCTGGCCCGGGAGTTCACCGGGCAGTCCGACCAGCTGGCCGACCTGGAGGTGCGCTCCAGCATGGCCGGGCGGTGGCGGATGAACACGATCGGCATCGTGATGTCCGCGATGCCCGCGGTGATCTACTGGGCGGCCGGCCTGGCCTCCGCGCACGGCGCGCCGCTGGTCTCGATCGGCACCCTGGTCGCCTTCGTCTCGCTGCAGCAGCAGCTGTTCCGGCCGGCCGTCTCGCTGCTCTCCACCGGGGTGGACGTGCAGACCTCGATGGCGCTCTTCCAGCGGATCTTCGAGTACCTGGACCTGCCGGTGGAGATCCAGGAGCCGGCCGAGCCGGTCACCCTGGAGCGGGTGCGCGGCGAGGTGCGGTTCGAGGCGGTGGACTTCGGCTACGAAGCGGAGGAGCCGGCCGGCACCCTGGCCGGCATCGAACTGACCGTGCCGGCCGGCGGTTCGCTGGCCCTGGTCGGCGAGACCGGCTCCGGGAAGACCTCGCTGAGCTACCTGGTGCCCCGGCTCTACGACGTGACCGGCGGCCGGGTCACCCTGGACGGCGTGGACGTGCGCGACCTCTCCTTCGCCACGCTGTCCGCCGCGGTCGGCGTGGTCTCCCAGGAGACCTACCTGTTCCACGCCTCGGTCGCCGACAACCTGCGGTTCGCCAAGCCGGACGCGACCGACGCGGAGCTGGTCGCCGCCGCCCGGGCGGCCCAGATCCACGACCACATCGCCGGTCTGCCGGAGGGCTACGACACCCTGGTCGGCGAGCGCGGCTACCGGTTCTCCGGCGGCGAGAAGCAGCGGCTGGCGATCGCCCGCACGATCCTGCGCAACCCGCCGGTGCTGATCCTGGACGAGGCCACCAGCGCGCTGGACAACCAGACCGAGCGCGCCGTGCAGCAGGCGATCGACGAGCTGGCGGTCGGCCGGACCACCGTGACGATCGCGCACCGGCTCTCCACCGTCCGGCAGGCCGACCAGATCGCCGTGCTCGACCACGGGCGGGTGGCCGAGCTGGGCACCCACGAGGAGCTGCTGGAGCTCGGCGGCCGGTACGCGGCGCTGCTGCGCCGGGAGGGGCAGCAGCCGGTGGCGGAGGAGGAGCTGGTCGCTCAAGCGGCCTTGGGCACCTCGTTGTAG
- a CDS encoding SDR family NAD(P)-dependent oxidoreductase yields the protein MTTALITGATAGLGAAFARRLAKDGHDLVLVARDTKRLDEAAAALRERHGVAVEVLPADLATEDGIGAVEARLRDGGRPVGILVNNAGFGNRGAYLEVPLQAELDMLKVHVEAVLRLTGAAVPGMRERGFGGVVNVASVAAFVPRGTYGASKAWVVSFTQGVLRDLGGSGVRLMALCPGFVHTEFHQRAGMGTGNIPAWAWLRADRVVDEALRDLARGRSVSVPSRRYKLAVALARLLPAGRLGKVSSKAGREY from the coding sequence ATGACAACTGCCCTCATCACCGGCGCCACCGCCGGGCTCGGCGCCGCCTTCGCCCGCCGGCTCGCGAAGGACGGCCACGACCTGGTCCTGGTCGCCCGGGACACCAAGCGGCTCGACGAGGCCGCCGCCGCGCTGCGCGAGCGGCACGGGGTGGCCGTCGAGGTGCTGCCCGCCGACCTGGCCACCGAGGACGGGATCGGCGCGGTCGAGGCCCGGCTGCGGGACGGCGGGCGGCCGGTCGGGATCCTGGTCAACAACGCCGGCTTCGGCAACCGCGGCGCCTACCTGGAGGTGCCGCTCCAGGCCGAGCTGGACATGCTCAAGGTGCACGTCGAGGCGGTGCTGCGGCTGACCGGCGCCGCCGTGCCGGGGATGCGCGAGCGGGGCTTCGGCGGCGTGGTGAACGTCGCCTCGGTGGCCGCCTTCGTGCCGCGCGGCACGTACGGGGCGAGCAAGGCGTGGGTGGTCAGCTTCACCCAGGGCGTGCTGCGCGACCTGGGCGGCAGCGGGGTGCGGCTGATGGCGCTCTGCCCGGGCTTCGTGCACACCGAGTTCCACCAGCGGGCCGGCATGGGCACCGGGAACATCCCCGCCTGGGCCTGGCTGCGGGCGGACCGGGTGGTGGACGAGGCGCTGCGCGACCTGGCCCGCGGGCGGAGCGTCTCGGTGCCGAGCCGGCGCTACAAGCTGGCGGTCGCGCTGGCCCGGCTGCTGCCGGCGGGGCGGCTGGGCAAGGTGTCCAGCAAGGCCGGGCGGGAGTACTGA
- a CDS encoding glycosyltransferase family 2 protein: MAPRLSVVVPVYNVERYLKECLDSIAAQTLDDFECVMVDDGSTDSSAEIAEAYAARDPRFRLVRQENKGLGAARNTGWRHLAEGTEYLAFVDSDDTLPAHAYQLMVETLDETGSDFCTGNVLRFRSIGYYQSGAHLKPFRETRLKTHVTELPALVTDRTAWNKVYRRSFFDGAGVLYPEGILYEDAPVSVPHHYLADRVDVLGEHIYHWREREVGEVSITQGHTNPRGLVDRVRSMELVREWLSARPEPEFRGYLDSYDHNCLVEEIPMFFWWLPEGDRAYRQLYQEHVSRLLRAIGVARIEGLRSAPAKLKYQLTLDDRIERLVALQRVHRLYRKARKAAARQSGPKPMPVAPTRQL; this comes from the coding sequence ATGGCCCCCCGCCTCTCCGTCGTCGTCCCGGTCTACAACGTCGAGCGCTACCTCAAGGAGTGCCTCGACTCCATCGCGGCGCAGACCCTCGACGACTTCGAGTGCGTCATGGTGGACGACGGCTCCACCGACTCCAGCGCCGAGATCGCCGAGGCCTACGCGGCCCGCGACCCGCGGTTCCGGCTGGTCCGCCAGGAGAACAAGGGCCTGGGCGCGGCCCGCAACACCGGCTGGCGCCACCTCGCCGAGGGCACCGAGTACCTGGCCTTCGTGGACAGCGACGACACCCTGCCCGCGCACGCCTACCAGCTGATGGTCGAGACGCTCGACGAGACCGGCTCGGACTTCTGCACCGGCAACGTGCTGCGGTTCCGCTCGATCGGCTACTACCAGTCCGGCGCCCACCTGAAGCCGTTCCGCGAGACCCGGCTGAAGACCCACGTGACCGAGCTGCCCGCGCTGGTCACCGACCGCACCGCCTGGAACAAGGTCTACCGCCGCAGCTTCTTCGACGGCGCCGGCGTGCTCTACCCGGAGGGCATCCTCTACGAGGACGCGCCGGTCAGCGTGCCGCACCACTACCTGGCGGACCGGGTGGACGTGCTCGGCGAGCACATCTACCACTGGCGCGAGCGCGAGGTCGGCGAGGTCTCGATCACCCAGGGGCACACCAACCCCAGGGGCCTGGTGGACCGGGTCCGCTCGATGGAGCTGGTCCGCGAGTGGCTCTCGGCCCGCCCCGAGCCGGAGTTCCGCGGCTACCTGGACTCCTACGACCACAACTGCCTGGTCGAGGAGATCCCGATGTTCTTCTGGTGGCTGCCGGAGGGCGACCGCGCCTACCGGCAGCTCTACCAGGAGCACGTCAGCCGGCTGCTCCGGGCGATCGGGGTGGCGCGGATCGAGGGCCTGCGCAGCGCGCCGGCCAAGCTCAAGTACCAGCTGACCCTGGACGACCGGATCGAGCGGCTGGTTGCGCTCCAGCGGGTGCACCGGCTCTACCGCAAGGCCCGCAAGGCGGCCGCCCGGCAGTCCGGTCCGAAGCCGATGCCGGTCGCGCCGACCCGGCAGCTCTGA
- a CDS encoding SDR family oxidoreductase gives MTANPPLHQQVVVITGAARGLGALMARKLADRGAKVALVGLEPEELKAAAALCGPGASHWEADVTDLDGMTEVARRITEQYGRIDTVVANAGIAIGGPLLDSDPAVWNRVVEVNLLGSATTARAFLPALEQSRGYYLQIASLAAITPAPLMSAYCASKAGVEAFAHALRAEVAYRGVKVGVGYLSWTDTDMVRGADQDDVMREMRSKLPWPANRTYPIGPAVDRLVAGLARRSAHVYAQAWLRGMQPVRWMLPTLVAAVGSREVARMAPKLAATALERLRPVGAGGAADEAARRGHRP, from the coding sequence ATGACCGCCAACCCGCCGCTGCACCAGCAGGTCGTCGTGATCACCGGGGCCGCCCGGGGGCTGGGCGCGCTGATGGCCCGCAAGCTCGCCGACCGGGGCGCCAAGGTGGCGCTGGTCGGCCTGGAGCCCGAGGAGCTGAAGGCCGCCGCCGCGCTCTGCGGGCCGGGCGCCAGCCACTGGGAGGCCGACGTCACCGACCTGGACGGCATGACCGAGGTGGCCCGCCGGATCACCGAGCAGTACGGCCGGATCGACACCGTGGTGGCGAATGCGGGCATCGCGATCGGCGGCCCGCTGCTGGACAGCGACCCGGCCGTCTGGAACCGGGTGGTCGAGGTCAACCTGCTGGGCAGCGCGACCACCGCCCGGGCCTTCCTGCCCGCGCTGGAGCAGTCGCGCGGCTACTACCTGCAGATCGCCTCGCTGGCCGCGATCACCCCGGCCCCGCTGATGAGCGCCTACTGCGCCAGCAAGGCGGGCGTGGAGGCCTTCGCGCACGCGCTGCGCGCCGAGGTCGCCTACCGGGGCGTCAAGGTCGGTGTCGGCTACCTGAGCTGGACCGACACCGACATGGTGCGCGGCGCCGACCAGGACGACGTGATGCGCGAGATGCGCTCCAAGCTGCCCTGGCCCGCCAACCGGACCTACCCGATCGGCCCGGCCGTGGACCGGCTGGTCGCGGGCCTGGCCCGGCGCTCCGCGCACGTCTACGCGCAGGCCTGGCTGCGCGGCATGCAGCCGGTGCGCTGGATGCTGCCCACGCTGGTGGCGGCGGTCGGCTCGCGCGAGGTGGCCCGGATGGCGCCCAAGCTGGCGGCCACCGCGCTGGAGCGGCTGCGCCCGGTCGGCGCGGGCGGTGCGGCGGACGAGGCCGCGCGGCGCGGGCACCGGCCGTGA
- a CDS encoding alpha/beta fold hydrolase, with protein MSHYELPQPAERRRIRSADGHWINVEAYGPEDAPPVLLAHGWTCSTRFWAPVIHRLAADHRLIAYDQRGHGRSDIPPTPRGYSTTALADDLEAVLTAAVPAGRRAVLVGHSMGGMTIMAAGDRPAVAERTAAALLCSTGPAHLVERLRVLPAAVPAGPRRFLHRRILLSRLPMGPITRVSKAVLKQAVMGSASTPEQVRATAETVFACPTAVRARWARVLGELDVRDGLERLAAPTAVLVGEQDKLTPPPHADAMIAALPNPDGLLRLPGTGHMSPAERPAEVAAEIRRLVTRHLATERTDAA; from the coding sequence GTGAGCCACTACGAGCTGCCGCAGCCCGCCGAGCGCCGCCGGATCCGCTCGGCCGACGGCCACTGGATCAACGTCGAGGCCTACGGCCCCGAGGACGCCCCGCCGGTGCTGCTCGCGCACGGCTGGACCTGTTCCACCCGGTTCTGGGCCCCGGTGATCCACCGGCTGGCCGCCGACCACCGGCTGATCGCCTACGACCAGCGCGGCCACGGCCGCAGCGACATCCCGCCCACCCCGCGCGGCTACTCCACCACCGCCCTGGCCGACGACCTGGAGGCGGTGCTCACCGCCGCCGTCCCCGCCGGGCGGCGGGCCGTGCTGGTCGGTCACAGCATGGGCGGAATGACCATCATGGCGGCCGGCGACCGCCCCGCCGTCGCCGAGCGCACCGCCGCCGCGCTGCTCTGCAGCACCGGCCCGGCCCACCTGGTGGAGCGGCTGCGGGTGCTGCCCGCCGCCGTGCCGGCCGGCCCGCGCCGCTTCCTGCACCGCCGGATCCTGCTCTCCCGGCTCCCGATGGGCCCGATCACCCGGGTCAGCAAGGCGGTGCTCAAGCAGGCCGTGATGGGCTCGGCCAGCACCCCCGAGCAGGTGCGGGCCACCGCCGAGACCGTCTTCGCCTGCCCCACCGCCGTCCGCGCGCGCTGGGCCCGGGTGCTCGGCGAACTGGACGTCCGGGACGGCCTGGAGCGGCTCGCCGCGCCCACCGCCGTGCTGGTCGGCGAGCAGGACAAACTGACCCCGCCCCCGCACGCCGATGCCATGATCGCCGCACTGCCCAACCCCGACGGCCTGCTCCGGCTCCCCGGCACCGGCCACATGTCCCCCGCCGAGCGCCCCGCCGAGGTGGCCGCCGAGATCCGCCGCCTGGTGACCCGTCACCTGGCCACCGAGAGGACCGATGCCGCATGA